The following proteins are encoded in a genomic region of Vanessa cardui chromosome W, ilVanCard2.1, whole genome shotgun sequence:
- the LOC124542472 gene encoding uncharacterized protein LOC124542472 has protein sequence MESIKVTIDELTTLFNTIMSEFQRELKTSIPATSPTSNINSQFNAFRSFVLTALENLQLQVEFLSRQYDQLEMHSRKKVVLLHGVDEVMNVGDNALKIITEHLKLPHITPDSFKYCHRLGHTVTQKPRPILIRFKDGSVKDKVWSAKTNLKGIGITMSEFLTKRRHKTFLAARKRFGVTKCWTRDGIIIVLSPDGTRHHITTMAELQAIPSSVTDASIPQVSTLSEEASKTTKGINSRSVRAVRTVKK, from the exons ATGGAGTCTATTAAAGTCACTATTGACGAACTCACTACACTTTTTAACACCATAATGTCAGAGTTTCAAAGGGAGCTGAAGACTTCTATACCCGCGACGAGCCCCACATCCAACATCAACTCGCAGTTCAATGCTTTTCGATCTTTTGTCCTGACTGCCTTAGAAAATTTGCAATTGCAAGTTGAATTTCTGTCAAGGCAATATGATCAGCTTGAAATGCACTCGAGGAAGAAAGTTGTTCTACTGCACGGAGTCGATGAAGTGA tgaatGTTGGTGACAATGCGTTGAAAATTATTACTGAGCATCTTAAACTGCCACACATTACTCCCGACTCCTTTAAGTATTGTCACCGGCTGGGTCACACGGTCACTCAGAAGCCCCGTCcaatattaattagatttaaGGATGGCAGTGTGAAGGACAAAGTCTGGTCGGCTAAGACGAATCTCAAAGGCATTGGGATAACGATGTCAGAGTTCCTTACGAAGAGACGGCACAAAACATTCTTGGCTGCAAGGAAACGTTTTGGGGTAACAAAGTGCTGGACTCGGGATGGTATCATCATAGTTCTGTCTCCTGATGGCACGCGGCATCATATCACCACCATGGCTGAACTTCAGGCGATTCCTAGCTCTGTGACTGATGCATCAATCCCGCAAGTGTCGACACTTTCAGAGGAAGCCTCCAAAACCACTAAAGGCATTAATTCTAGGAGTGTAAGGGCGGTCAGGACTGTTAAAAAGTAG
- the LOC124542473 gene encoding uncharacterized protein LOC124542473, producing the protein MRRKRRVTFRLTQVLTSHGCFGEYLCKIGREATAVCHHCGADQDTAQHTLEACPAWTAERQVLVLEIGRNPSLRAVVSAMLRRESAWEAVVSFCKTVMVHKEIAERARERADLARRRRRTGLPPGLQAPLPGAE; encoded by the coding sequence ATGCGTAGGAAGCGACGAGTCACCTTCCGACTTACGCAGGTGTTGACCAGTCACGGTTGCTTTGGAGAGTACCTGTGTAAGATTGGACGCGAAGCGACGGCGGTTTGTCACCACTGCGGGGCGGACCAAGATACTGCCCAGCATACGCTGGAGGCGTGTCCTGCGTGGACTGCGGAGAGGCAGGTCTTGGTCCTGGAAATCGGGCGAAATCCCTCCCTGCGGGCAGTCGTGTCGGCGATGCTACGCAGGGAATCGGCGTGGGAGGCCGTAGTCTCCTTCTGTAAGACGGTCATGGTCCATAAGGAGATTGCGGAGCGGGCTCGGGAGAGGGCCGATCTCGCCCGACGGAGACGACGCACGGGTCTTCCTCCCGGCCTCCAAGCCCCATTGCCCGGGGCAGAATAA